One genomic segment of Jaculus jaculus isolate mJacJac1 chromosome 2, mJacJac1.mat.Y.cur, whole genome shotgun sequence includes these proteins:
- the LOC123458843 gene encoding LOW QUALITY PROTEIN: transmembrane protein 126A-like (The sequence of the model RefSeq protein was modified relative to this genomic sequence to represent the inferred CDS: deleted 1 base in 1 codon; substituted 1 base at 1 genomic stop codon) — MENQKEDTTIKKNSVFELISRKISQLPEPERNLLEYGSTYIGLNAALCGLIANSLFRRILHVTEARIAASLPMAVIPFLTTTVSYQSFVSLPLSTGELNCETCTMTGSGXLVRLVMGGLYAVLLAIPVNGGLAARYGSTPLPDKGNILNYWIRVSKPVFRKMLFPILLQTVLAAYLGSRQYKLLVKALQLPEPGLEIH; from the exons AtggaaaatcaaaaagaagatACTACTATCAAGAAGAATTCAGTTTTTGAACTCATATCCAGAAAAATTAGCCAACTTCCAGAACCAGAAAGGAATCTACTTGAGTATGGATCAACATACATTGGACTTAATGCTGCTCTCTGTGGCCTAATAGCAAACAGTCTTTTTCGGCGCATCCTGCATGTGACAGAGGCTCGAATAGCTGCTAGCTTACCAATGGCAGTCATCCCATTTTTGACAACAACTGTATCTTATCAAAGTTTTGTAAGTTTGCCTTTGAGCACAGGTGAGTTGAACTGTGAAACCTGTACCATGACAGGGAGTGGA TAGCTAGTTCGCTTGGTTATGGGCGGCCTATACGCTGTTCTTTTGGCTATACCTGTGAACGGTGGCCTTGCAGCCAGGTATGGATCAACCCCACTGCCAGACAAAGGAAACATCTTAAATTACTGGATTAGAGTTTCTAAGCCCGTCTTTAGAAAGATGTTATTTCCTATTTTACTTCAGACTGTGCTGGCAGCTTATCTTGGATCTAGACAGTATAAACTACTTGTAAAGGCCCTTCAGTTACCTGAACCTGGCCTCGAAATTCACTGA